In Curtobacterium sp. MCPF17_002, one genomic interval encodes:
- a CDS encoding sensor histidine kinase translates to MTDTARLDQAETVPLNDSVPPGATEPMPTQPNAAQSNQTPPSWSSTPPPTGTGTDPGTGSGSGSGMTAGAFYRDAWRRLPRDFGYMALTAVLLCTLYVAFPAAIFGGGFRDLFNPFVLLMFFIALFVARWLGQFEKLRIGWADTRPIRPVDWTPRWQQNWWTRTGSAVANPHYWLYLLHAAVVYPLVALVTVGAGAVLLAGFLWPLVLGGVFLLNDVRVGYAGSTDVGFVVGVGFIGLLSMAASVVLLPLWARGSVIAHYWVDFGLLGGFRAEQLEQRVAGLQASRAGAVTAEGQALRQIERDLHDGPQQRLVRLRMDLSAAERAFDKDPEKAKQLIGEASEHAQDALDELRALSRGFAPPILLDRGLVAALEALVARTPIPVGLEVRLPEGLELATEIQRNVYFTVSELLTNTTKHAGAEAAGVYLGLVVDATGLWYLTVSVTDDGRGGARPQEGHGIEGLMGRMRALDGELTVSSPEGGPTEATARIPLGALNGVPVARV, encoded by the coding sequence ATGACCGACACCGCCCGCCTCGACCAGGCCGAGACCGTCCCGCTGAACGACTCCGTCCCACCAGGAGCCACCGAACCGATGCCCACGCAGCCGAACGCCGCGCAGTCGAACCAGACGCCGCCGTCGTGGTCGTCGACCCCGCCGCCGACCGGCACGGGCACGGACCCCGGCACCGGGTCGGGTTCCGGCTCTGGGATGACCGCCGGCGCCTTCTACCGCGATGCCTGGCGTCGACTTCCCCGTGACTTCGGGTACATGGCGCTCACCGCGGTGCTGCTCTGCACGCTCTACGTGGCGTTCCCGGCGGCGATCTTCGGCGGCGGGTTCCGCGACCTGTTCAACCCGTTCGTGCTGCTGATGTTCTTCATCGCGCTGTTCGTCGCCCGGTGGCTCGGCCAGTTCGAGAAGCTCCGCATCGGGTGGGCGGACACGCGGCCGATCCGTCCGGTGGACTGGACGCCGCGCTGGCAGCAGAACTGGTGGACCCGCACCGGCTCCGCGGTCGCGAACCCGCACTACTGGCTCTACCTGCTGCACGCAGCGGTCGTGTACCCGCTCGTCGCCCTCGTCACGGTCGGGGCGGGGGCCGTGCTGCTCGCCGGCTTCCTGTGGCCGCTCGTCCTCGGTGGCGTCTTCCTCCTGAACGACGTCCGAGTCGGGTACGCCGGCTCGACCGACGTCGGGTTCGTCGTCGGCGTCGGGTTCATCGGGCTCCTGTCGATGGCCGCGTCGGTCGTGCTCCTCCCGCTCTGGGCCCGCGGCTCCGTCATCGCGCACTACTGGGTCGACTTCGGCCTGCTCGGCGGGTTCCGTGCGGAACAGCTGGAGCAGCGCGTCGCCGGGCTCCAGGCCTCCCGCGCCGGCGCCGTCACCGCTGAGGGGCAGGCGCTCCGCCAGATCGAGCGCGACCTGCACGACGGCCCGCAACAGCGCCTCGTCCGACTGCGCATGGACCTGTCCGCCGCCGAGCGTGCGTTCGACAAAGACCCGGAGAAGGCGAAGCAGCTCATCGGCGAGGCCTCGGAGCACGCGCAGGACGCCCTCGACGAACTGCGCGCCCTGTCCCGCGGGTTCGCGCCGCCGATCCTGCTCGACCGCGGACTCGTCGCGGCACTCGAGGCGCTCGTCGCCCGCACGCCGATCCCCGTCGGCCTCGAGGTCCGCCTGCCCGAGGGACTCGAACTCGCGACGGAGATCCAGCGGAACGTGTACTTCACCGTGAGCGAGCTGCTGACGAACACCACGAAGCACGCCGGCGCCGAGGCCGCGGGCGTCTACCTCGGCCTCGTCGTCGACGCCACCGGCCTCTGGTACCTGACGGTCAGCGTCACCGACGACGGCCGCGGCGGGGCCCGACCGCAGGAGGGCCACGGCATCGAGGGGCTGATGGGCCGGATGCGCGCCCTCGACGGCGAGCTCACCGTGTCGAGCCCCGAAGGCGGCCCGACCGAGGCGACGGCGCGGATCCCGCTCGGTGCCCTCAACGGCGTCCCGGTGGCGCGCGTGTGA
- a CDS encoding response regulator transcription factor, giving the protein MSDGPDAARIRAVVVDDAVLLREGLTRVLDEAGIDVIGQYADAVSFLATLPEHAPDVVVMDVRMPPTFTDEGVRAAVETRRLAPRTGVLLLSQYVEATYAEDVLAAGATGIGYLLKDRVTRLEEIDDAVRRIAAGGTVLDPEVVTQLMSRRRNPLEALTPREREVLGLMAEGRTNAAIARALVIGTGAVEKHISSIFGKLALEDTGEDHRRVLAVLAYLG; this is encoded by the coding sequence ATGAGCGACGGCCCGGATGCAGCACGCATCCGGGCCGTCGTCGTCGACGACGCGGTGCTGCTGCGCGAAGGGCTCACGCGGGTCCTCGACGAGGCCGGCATCGACGTCATCGGGCAGTACGCCGACGCCGTCTCGTTCCTCGCGACGCTGCCCGAGCACGCCCCCGACGTCGTCGTGATGGACGTCCGGATGCCGCCGACCTTCACCGACGAGGGCGTCCGCGCCGCCGTCGAGACCCGCCGCCTGGCGCCACGCACCGGGGTCCTCCTGCTCTCCCAGTACGTCGAGGCCACCTACGCCGAGGACGTCCTCGCCGCCGGCGCGACCGGCATCGGGTACCTCCTCAAGGACCGCGTCACCCGGCTCGAGGAGATCGACGACGCCGTCCGGCGGATCGCCGCCGGTGGCACCGTGCTCGATCCTGAGGTCGTCACGCAGCTCATGAGCCGTCGCCGCAACCCGCTCGAAGCGCTCACCCCGCGGGAGCGCGAGGTCCTCGGCCTGATGGCCGAGGGACGCACCAACGCGGCCATCGCCCGGGCGCTCGTCATCGGCACCGGTGCGGTCGAGAAGCACATCTCCAGCATCTTCGGCAAACTCGCGCTCGAGGACACCGGCGAGGACCACCGTCGCGTCCTCGCCGTGCTCGCTTACCTCGGATGA
- a CDS encoding EamA family transporter — translation MTNALVNRLPAPVLALAAMVSVQIGAAIAKTRFDDVGSVGAATLRLVIGAIVLALVVRPRVRHWTRAQWLGAIGLGLALGGMNVFIYVAFASIPIGVAVTIEFLGPLALSLVHTRRWRDVTWAVLALAGVVLLGVGPAAVTAVGGVVFAVLAAACWAGYIVMNRHVGAAIPGVDGLAVSMLVAMVVALPFGLRSAVDGVVREPVLLVVFGAVAVLSSVLPYALEMLALRRMPTRVFGVLQSLGPAIAALAGLAILHEGLAPLEIVALACVTAASVGVTLSARRGRGVRSEGADPVPS, via the coding sequence ATGACGAACGCGCTGGTGAACCGCCTTCCGGCACCGGTCCTCGCGCTCGCCGCGATGGTGTCCGTGCAGATCGGCGCAGCGATCGCGAAGACCCGCTTCGACGACGTCGGGTCCGTCGGCGCCGCCACGCTCCGGCTCGTCATCGGCGCGATCGTCCTCGCACTCGTCGTCCGGCCCCGGGTCCGGCACTGGACCCGCGCGCAGTGGCTCGGCGCGATCGGTCTCGGGCTGGCGCTCGGCGGCATGAACGTCTTCATCTACGTGGCGTTCGCGAGCATCCCGATCGGCGTCGCCGTCACCATCGAGTTCCTCGGCCCGCTCGCCCTCTCCCTCGTGCACACCCGCCGGTGGCGCGACGTCACCTGGGCAGTGCTCGCGCTCGCCGGGGTCGTGCTGCTCGGGGTCGGACCGGCGGCCGTCACCGCGGTCGGCGGCGTCGTGTTCGCCGTCCTCGCCGCCGCGTGCTGGGCCGGCTACATCGTGATGAACCGGCACGTCGGTGCGGCGATCCCCGGGGTCGACGGGCTCGCGGTGTCGATGCTCGTCGCCATGGTCGTCGCGCTGCCGTTCGGACTCCGGTCCGCGGTCGACGGCGTCGTCCGGGAGCCCGTGTTGCTCGTCGTGTTCGGCGCCGTCGCGGTGCTGTCGAGCGTCCTGCCCTACGCGCTGGAGATGCTCGCGCTCCGCCGGATGCCCACGCGGGTGTTCGGCGTGCTGCAGAGCCTCGGCCCGGCGATCGCGGCGCTCGCCGGCCTGGCGATCCTGCACGAGGGACTCGCGCCGCTCGAGATCGTCGCACTCGCGTGCGTCACCGCGGCGAGTGTCGGCGTGACGCTGTCCGCGCGACGCGGGCGAGGGGTGAGAAGCGAAGGCGCGGATCCGGTTCCGTCGTGA
- a CDS encoding LacI family DNA-binding transcriptional regulator, with product MATKRRTTIADIAARAGVSISAVSFALNDRPGVSDETRRRVREIAHELDWQPHTAARALGGARAGSIGFVLNRPARTLGTESFFGDLISGIQLGLAGSHVGMNLLVARDAAEELETYRDWWRGHRVDGVIVIDPRRHDDRLALLADLGMPAVVVGSHPSPEGAAPTVWIDDSDATDTVLRYLHALGHRRIAHVAGRPEFEHTAMRIDRVRTFAAAEGLTDALSIPTDYSADAGARATRTLLSRSTRPTAIVYDNDVLAVAGLGVASEMGVAVPGDVSIVSFDDSAMIRLVRPAITSLTRDTVELGQRAATLLREQIDAGVTLPSRPGPSLTLSVRESTARAQP from the coding sequence GTGGCCACCAAACGCCGGACGACGATCGCCGACATCGCGGCGCGTGCCGGCGTGTCCATCAGCGCGGTCTCGTTCGCGCTCAACGACCGCCCCGGCGTGTCCGACGAAACCCGTCGCCGGGTGCGTGAGATCGCCCACGAACTCGACTGGCAGCCGCACACCGCGGCCCGGGCGCTCGGCGGCGCCAGGGCCGGTTCGATCGGCTTCGTCCTCAACCGTCCGGCCCGGACCCTCGGCACCGAGTCGTTCTTCGGCGACCTCATCTCCGGCATCCAGCTCGGGCTCGCCGGCAGCCACGTCGGCATGAACCTGCTCGTCGCCCGTGACGCCGCCGAGGAGCTCGAGACCTACCGCGACTGGTGGCGCGGGCACCGGGTCGACGGCGTGATCGTCATCGACCCGCGGCGCCACGACGACCGACTCGCGCTGCTCGCCGACCTCGGGATGCCCGCCGTCGTCGTCGGTTCGCACCCCTCCCCCGAGGGCGCGGCGCCGACCGTGTGGATCGACGACTCCGACGCGACCGACACCGTCCTGCGGTACCTGCACGCGCTCGGACACCGGCGGATCGCCCACGTCGCCGGCCGGCCGGAGTTCGAGCACACCGCGATGCGGATCGACCGCGTCCGCACCTTCGCCGCCGCCGAGGGACTCACCGACGCCCTGTCGATCCCGACCGACTACTCGGCCGACGCCGGTGCGCGGGCCACACGGACCCTGCTGTCCCGGAGCACCCGGCCCACCGCGATCGTCTACGACAACGACGTGCTCGCGGTCGCGGGACTCGGGGTCGCGAGCGAGATGGGGGTCGCGGTGCCGGGGGACGTCTCCATCGTGTCGTTCGACGACTCCGCGATGATCCGGCTCGTCCGTCCCGCGATCACCTCGCTGACGCGTGACACCGTCGAGCTCGGGCAGCGCGCCGCGACGCTCCTGCGCGAGCAGATCGACGCCGGGGTCACCCTGCCGTCGCGCCCCGGGCCGTCGCTGACGCTGAGCGTCCGCGAGTCAACGGCCCGCGCACAGCCCTGA
- a CDS encoding sugar ABC transporter substrate-binding protein, with product MRPTTRTTTSRAIALLAGAAATALVLTGCSSGSSGADNGGGDISGDITLQTWALTPTYTDYLNGVIKGFEKAHPDAKVKLQDQPGDGYADKVLSQASSNSLPDVINLPPDIALPLAKRGFLQDVAKDDAKLSSTYVSGALDSYKYKGVDGTFGYPWYLNTDVDYWNSDMFAKCGLDAKNPPKTTDELFTQAKTMHENCPTDYLMSRKPGLGDFTLAGVKVLNADGTKFTFADSSKAADLIDRYKDAYQDGYMPSNVLNSDYLGNSTLFTQGKVAWTTGGATSLADFEKNNPSLKGKVTVSPALDTPPLYVQGLSVSSKSKHLATAEAFAKYMTNAKNQEAFAHQVNIFPSTTSSQSDPYFSKDDGTVNGEARVLANEALKTAKVLNPVEANSAMTDFLDQQIALAMKGQVAPEKALQTAQTKMNSLLANG from the coding sequence ATGAGACCGACCACACGAACGACCACGAGCCGCGCGATCGCGCTGCTCGCCGGAGCCGCAGCCACCGCCCTCGTCCTCACCGGGTGCTCGAGCGGCAGCAGCGGAGCGGACAACGGCGGCGGGGACATCAGCGGCGACATCACCCTGCAGACGTGGGCCCTCACGCCGACCTACACGGACTACCTCAACGGCGTCATCAAGGGCTTCGAGAAGGCCCACCCGGACGCGAAGGTGAAGCTCCAGGACCAGCCCGGCGACGGGTACGCCGACAAGGTGCTCAGCCAGGCCTCGTCGAACTCGCTCCCGGACGTCATCAACCTGCCGCCGGACATCGCCCTGCCCCTCGCGAAGCGCGGGTTCCTGCAGGACGTCGCGAAGGACGACGCGAAGCTCTCGAGCACCTACGTCTCCGGCGCGCTCGACTCGTACAAGTACAAGGGCGTCGACGGCACGTTCGGGTACCCCTGGTACCTCAACACCGACGTCGACTACTGGAACAGCGACATGTTCGCCAAGTGCGGGCTCGACGCGAAGAACCCGCCGAAGACCACGGACGAGCTGTTCACGCAGGCGAAGACGATGCACGAGAACTGCCCGACCGACTACCTGATGAGCCGGAAGCCCGGCCTCGGCGACTTCACCCTCGCCGGCGTCAAGGTGCTCAACGCCGACGGCACGAAGTTCACCTTCGCGGACTCCTCGAAGGCCGCCGACCTCATCGACCGCTACAAGGACGCGTACCAGGACGGCTACATGCCCTCCAACGTGCTCAACAGCGACTACCTCGGCAACTCCACCTTGTTCACGCAGGGCAAGGTCGCCTGGACCACCGGCGGCGCGACGTCGCTCGCCGACTTCGAGAAGAACAACCCGTCGCTGAAGGGCAAGGTCACGGTCAGCCCGGCGCTCGACACCCCGCCGCTCTACGTGCAGGGACTGTCGGTCTCGTCGAAGTCGAAGCACCTCGCCACCGCCGAGGCGTTCGCGAAGTACATGACGAACGCGAAGAACCAGGAAGCGTTCGCCCACCAGGTCAACATCTTCCCGTCGACCACGTCGTCGCAGTCCGACCCGTACTTCTCGAAGGACGACGGCACCGTGAACGGCGAGGCCCGGGTCCTGGCGAACGAGGCCCTGAAGACCGCGAAGGTCCTCAACCCGGTCGAGGCGAACTCCGCCATGACCGACTTCCTCGACCAGCAGATCGCCCTCGCCATGAAGGGCCAGGTGGCACCCGAGAAGGCGCTGCAGACGGCCCAGACCAAGATGAACAGCCTGCTGGCCAACGGCTAG
- a CDS encoding sugar ABC transporter permease — protein MRANRWFTPWLLVLPALVWLVGFSLWPSINTVRLSFTNASPLGGVSQWVGVKNFETLLADPQVWEALLNSVIYMAICLPLLTVLPLLMAVLVQQKLPGIAFFRTAYYTPVIASAVVVGLIWTWILDDRGVVNEIAQALGVVQGSIPFLTDRWLLLISAISLTVWKGLGYYMIIFLAALGNVGKDLHEAAALDGAGSVRRFWSVTMPGVRGTMTLVGILVCVSALRVFSELYILTNGTGGPGGQDNSLVMLIQQYARGFTGNLGYASALSLLLFVVTLVPMLALARMNSKADK, from the coding sequence ATGCGCGCGAACCGCTGGTTCACACCCTGGTTGCTCGTCCTGCCAGCACTCGTCTGGCTCGTCGGGTTCAGCCTCTGGCCGTCGATCAACACGGTGCGGCTGTCGTTCACCAACGCCAGCCCGCTCGGTGGGGTGAGCCAGTGGGTCGGGGTCAAGAACTTCGAGACCCTGCTCGCCGACCCGCAGGTGTGGGAAGCGCTGCTCAACAGCGTCATCTACATGGCCATCTGCCTGCCGCTCCTGACGGTCCTCCCGCTCCTCATGGCGGTGCTCGTGCAGCAGAAGCTGCCCGGGATCGCCTTCTTCCGCACCGCCTACTACACGCCGGTGATCGCCTCCGCGGTGGTCGTCGGGCTGATCTGGACGTGGATCCTCGACGACCGCGGGGTCGTCAACGAGATCGCGCAGGCACTCGGCGTGGTCCAGGGCAGCATCCCGTTCCTCACCGACCGCTGGTTGCTGCTCATCAGCGCCATCAGCCTCACGGTGTGGAAGGGCCTCGGGTACTACATGATCATCTTCCTCGCGGCGCTCGGGAACGTCGGCAAGGACCTGCACGAGGCAGCCGCGCTCGACGGCGCGGGCTCCGTCCGTCGGTTCTGGTCGGTCACGATGCCGGGCGTCCGGGGGACCATGACGCTCGTCGGGATCCTGGTCTGCGTCTCCGCGCTCCGGGTGTTCAGCGAGCTCTACATCCTCACCAACGGCACCGGCGGACCGGGCGGGCAGGACAACTCGCTCGTGATGCTCATCCAGCAGTACGCCCGCGGCTTCACCGGCAACCTCGGCTACGCGTCGGCCCTGAGCCTCCTGCTCTTCGTCGTGACGCTCGTGCCGATGCTCGCCCTCGCGCGGATGAACAGCAAGGCGGACAAGTGA
- a CDS encoding carbohydrate ABC transporter permease yields the protein MTNTTTTSEPVLGGALGSAVPAPDVPGPEAPKRRRKRVWGVMSTREKVVRYVLLILVLFITVGPFLWQLSTSLKGAGEDIYTANPSFIPSQPTIENYLKVAAAIPVWRYIGNSLLVAAIDVFGNIVFATLAGFALARLQWRFRKFVLGLFLATLVLPGEATIISQFVTVKDLGLADNLVGVALPGMIAALNVLLMFNAFRQIPEEIDQAAVMDGANAMQRLRYISLPAVQGTIAVIAIFSFIGAWDDFLWPLIVLQSPENLTLTVGLQYLQGTFATDQRMIAAGTMIAFIPIAVIFAVLQRFFFKGVEEGGVKG from the coding sequence GTGACGAACACGACCACCACCTCGGAACCCGTCCTCGGGGGCGCGCTCGGGTCAGCCGTCCCGGCCCCCGACGTGCCCGGGCCGGAAGCGCCCAAGCGACGCCGCAAGCGCGTCTGGGGCGTCATGTCGACCCGTGAGAAGGTCGTCCGCTACGTCCTGCTGATCCTGGTCCTCTTCATCACGGTCGGGCCGTTCCTCTGGCAGCTGTCGACCTCGCTCAAGGGCGCGGGCGAGGACATCTACACTGCGAACCCGTCGTTCATCCCGTCGCAGCCGACGATCGAGAACTACCTCAAGGTCGCCGCCGCGATCCCGGTCTGGCGGTACATCGGCAACTCGCTGCTCGTCGCCGCGATCGACGTGTTCGGCAACATCGTGTTCGCGACGCTCGCCGGCTTCGCCCTCGCACGCCTGCAGTGGCGGTTCCGGAAGTTCGTCCTCGGACTCTTCCTCGCCACCCTGGTGCTGCCGGGCGAGGCGACGATCATCTCCCAGTTCGTCACCGTGAAGGACCTCGGCCTCGCCGACAACCTGGTCGGTGTCGCCTTGCCCGGCATGATCGCCGCCCTCAACGTCTTGCTCATGTTCAACGCGTTCCGGCAGATCCCCGAGGAGATCGACCAGGCCGCCGTGATGGACGGCGCGAACGCGATGCAGCGACTCCGCTACATCTCGTTGCCCGCCGTGCAGGGGACCATCGCCGTCATCGCGATCTTCTCGTTCATCGGCGCGTGGGACGACTTCCTGTGGCCGCTCATCGTGCTGCAGTCGCCGGAGAACCTCACGCTCACCGTCGGGCTGCAGTACCTGCAGGGAACGTTCGCCACCGACCAGCGGATGATCGCCGCGGGCACGATGATCGCGTTCATCCCGATCGCCGTGATCTTCGCCGTTCTCCAGCGCTTCTTCTTCAAGGGCGTGGAAGAGGGCGGGGTGAAGGGCTGA
- a CDS encoding cellulase family glycosylhydrolase yields the protein MRFGVNHTPSVGWFHSWLDFSPSDTARDLEAIASLGADHVRIFPLWPIVQPNRSLIRQQALDDVATVVDIAGSFGLDVNVDALQGHLSSFDFVPSWLDSWHRRNMFTDPDVVASTAAYVRALAAAVADKPNLLGITIGNEVNQFAHAPHPAPHDITAEQGHAWAAAMVSAARDGLDSGLEARPAPAPSTAPGTGSRPRPLVTVAQYDAAWYDDAQPFGPEHASDHGDATVTHSWVFNGSAALHGALGPGSVRHGEYLLQLAAAWNRDPARPNWLQEVGAPTNVIAPADAASFTEQTIRHVLDAQHVLGVTWWCSHDVSRSLADFPELEYDLGLFTNDGRVKPAGEAFAAMARAGATAGGAGAGAGDRTPPPTALVLDDVMPDGADRHGVRADCAPGGRFAAAWLDLATTAPDGRGPQVVLRSRLADTDLLAARGITRCVDVPADLDTTTLTVAHPATMS from the coding sequence ATGCGCTTCGGCGTCAACCACACCCCCTCCGTCGGCTGGTTCCACTCGTGGCTCGACTTCTCCCCGTCGGACACCGCGCGCGACCTGGAGGCGATCGCGTCGCTCGGCGCCGACCACGTGCGGATCTTCCCGCTCTGGCCGATCGTCCAGCCGAACCGGTCCCTCATCCGGCAGCAGGCACTCGACGACGTCGCCACGGTGGTGGACATCGCCGGGTCCTTCGGCCTCGACGTCAACGTCGACGCCCTGCAGGGGCACCTGTCGAGCTTCGACTTCGTGCCGTCCTGGCTGGACAGCTGGCACCGGCGGAACATGTTCACCGACCCGGACGTCGTCGCGTCGACCGCCGCGTACGTGCGGGCGCTCGCCGCAGCGGTCGCGGACAAGCCCAACCTGCTCGGCATCACCATCGGCAACGAGGTGAACCAGTTCGCGCACGCGCCGCACCCGGCCCCGCACGACATCACGGCGGAGCAGGGCCACGCGTGGGCGGCGGCGATGGTCTCGGCAGCACGGGACGGCCTGGACAGCGGCCTGGAGGCACGGCCCGCCCCCGCCCCGTCCACCGCCCCCGGCACGGGGTCGCGTCCACGGCCGCTGGTCACCGTCGCCCAGTACGACGCGGCCTGGTACGACGACGCGCAGCCGTTCGGCCCGGAGCACGCGTCGGACCACGGTGACGCGACGGTGACGCACTCGTGGGTGTTCAACGGCTCGGCGGCGCTGCACGGCGCCCTCGGGCCCGGATCGGTCCGGCACGGCGAGTACCTCCTCCAGCTCGCCGCGGCCTGGAACCGCGATCCCGCACGGCCGAACTGGCTGCAGGAGGTCGGCGCCCCGACGAACGTCATCGCGCCCGCCGACGCCGCCTCGTTCACCGAGCAGACCATCCGGCACGTCCTCGACGCGCAGCACGTGCTCGGCGTCACCTGGTGGTGCTCGCACGACGTGTCCCGGTCGCTGGCGGACTTCCCCGAGCTCGAGTACGACCTCGGCCTGTTCACGAACGACGGCCGCGTGAAGCCCGCGGGCGAGGCGTTCGCCGCGATGGCCCGTGCCGGAGCGACAGCGGGAGGCGCCGGGGCCGGCGCGGGGGACCGGACGCCGCCGCCCACCGCACTCGTCCTCGACGACGTCATGCCGGACGGTGCCGATCGTCACGGCGTGCGGGCGGACTGCGCTCCCGGCGGCCGGTTCGCCGCCGCCTGGCTCGACCTCGCCACGACCGCGCCGGACGGCCGGGGACCCCAGGTGGTCCTCCGCTCCCGGCTCGCCGACACCGACCTGCTCGCAGCACGCGGCATCACCCGCTGCGTCGACGTGCCCGCCGACCTCGACACCACCACCCTCACCGTCGCGCACCCCGCGACGATGTCCTGA